In Achromobacter pestifer, the DNA window GCCGCGGCGGCTCCGCGCCGACCTGTCCGATTCCGCACAAGGGGAACGCCATGCATTCCGATGCCAAGGCCGCCGTCATGGCGGCCGCCAGCAACAACCCTGTCCATCCCGCCGGGCACCAGCCGCCCGCCACGGCGCAGGAGATCGTCCACAGCTTCGAGGAAGCCGACCACCACGAGGTCAGCCTGGCAGGCTACCAGCCCGAGGACTGGATCTGCCTGGGCATTTTCTGGGCCATGGCGCTGCTGGTCTTCCTGCAGTTCTTTTCGCGCTACGTGCTTAACGATTCCTACGCCTGGACCGAGGAACTGGCCGTCTACTGCCTGATCGGCGTGGTGTTCATCGGCTCGGCCATGTGCGTGCGCGCCTGCCGCCACATCCAGGTGGACTTCCTGTACCGCTATCTGCCGCGT includes these proteins:
- a CDS encoding TRAP transporter small permease, whose translation is MHSDAKAAVMAAASNNPVHPAGHQPPATAQEIVHSFEEADHHEVSLAGYQPEDWICLGIFWAMALLVFLQFFSRYVLNDSYAWTEELAVYCLIGVVFIGSAMCVRACRHIQVDFLYRYLPRPAGRALATVIDLLRTAFFGYAVWLTYRYITLVGDEPMTTLFWNKAYVYWMALAGFALMFLRSVQVSMSNWRQGYSILENPAAYESQD